One genomic segment of bacterium includes these proteins:
- a CDS encoding DinB family protein, which translates to MFKDYFIHLFKYNDWATQHCAESVMKLKKKNIRAEELLSHIISAQEVWLSRVLGKDIITDPWKRLTETEWISKSTPLTAEWINFLEGLHEIDFEKRAEYTNTKGEQFSNTIKDILIHVINHSTYHRAQIAMLVRHAGGEPAKTDYIFYQRLFQK; encoded by the coding sequence ATGTTTAAAGACTATTTTATTCATCTGTTCAAATACAATGATTGGGCAACACAGCATTGTGCCGAATCAGTTATGAAACTAAAGAAAAAGAATATCCGGGCAGAGGAATTACTATCTCACATCATTTCAGCCCAAGAGGTCTGGCTAAGCAGAGTTCTGGGGAAAGATATAATTACCGATCCCTGGAAAAGACTGACCGAGACAGAATGGATTTCTAAATCGACACCGCTGACAGCGGAGTGGATAAATTTTCTTGAAGGATTACACGAAATTGATTTTGAAAAAAGAGCGGAGTACACGAACACAAAAGGAGAACAATTTTCTAATACGATAAAAGATATTTTAATCCACGTAATTAATCATTCAACTTACCACCGGGCGCAGATTGCAATGTTAGTCAGGCATGCAGGAGGAGAACCTGCCAAGACAGATTATATCTTTTACCAAAGGCTATTTCAGAAATAA
- a CDS encoding M20/M25/M40 family metallo-hydrolase has protein sequence MKKLSAIFLLIIFTVNIFPQTVDPGLESINSDDLLQTVKILTSSEFDGRLPGSEGYDKAAAFVSEKFEQIGLIPAGDENYFQYLDVEYNRIDSPAVFNVILKEEKISYEHGKDFVLRGFSGSGDFALPVAFCGYGISRPDIGYDDYAGIDVKDKTVMVFKQNPSWKIDGDVWGQEYPREKSIVAKKHGARGILFVSRPNDDNPQPLIGSVMHGEGEQPKDFPQLHISIEASNKLLEGSPYSLSDCQTKIDNNKSPNSFLTNNKAEVLVKASYNKYAHTMNIAGMIGGNDHELKDEYLIIGAHLDHVGSQAGLLFPGANDNASGSAAVIELAKAFQKSETKPRRSIIFVLFASEEQGLFGSKHFAENLNIDSNKIVAMINLDCVGYGDSIQIGNGKSAPELWRIVNEIDEFNSNLMVNDTRKGGGADLTAFHEKGIPGLYFVSKYSYDHLHLPTDTPETLNPVLFESIVKLAYLSARNIVDGNYKREKVIN, from the coding sequence ATGAAAAAATTATCCGCCATATTTCTTTTAATAATATTTACTGTTAATATATTTCCGCAGACAGTGGATCCCGGATTGGAGAGCATTAATAGTGATGATCTTTTACAAACAGTTAAGATTCTTACCTCTTCAGAATTTGATGGTCGTCTTCCCGGAAGCGAAGGTTATGATAAAGCAGCTGCGTTTGTATCTGAAAAGTTTGAGCAGATCGGGCTCATACCCGCGGGTGATGAAAATTATTTCCAGTATTTAGATGTTGAATACAACAGGATAGACTCGCCAGCAGTATTTAATGTTATTCTGAAAGAAGAAAAGATAAGTTATGAACACGGAAAAGATTTTGTATTGAGAGGGTTTTCGGGTTCGGGTGATTTTGCTTTGCCGGTGGCGTTCTGCGGTTATGGAATATCAAGACCCGATATTGGATATGATGATTATGCAGGCATTGATGTTAAAGATAAAACCGTAATGGTCTTTAAACAGAATCCTTCATGGAAAATTGATGGCGATGTCTGGGGGCAGGAATATCCGAGAGAAAAATCGATAGTTGCAAAAAAGCACGGTGCCAGAGGAATCTTATTTGTCTCCCGCCCGAATGATGATAACCCACAACCTCTCATTGGAAGTGTTATGCATGGCGAAGGAGAGCAACCGAAAGATTTTCCGCAGCTACATATCTCCATCGAAGCATCGAATAAACTGCTAGAAGGCAGCCCATATTCTCTCTCCGATTGCCAAACCAAAATTGACAACAATAAATCACCAAATTCTTTTCTTACTAATAATAAAGCAGAAGTTCTGGTAAAAGCCAGCTATAATAAGTACGCACACACGATGAATATTGCTGGAATGATAGGAGGAAACGACCACGAGCTAAAAGACGAGTATCTCATAATAGGAGCGCACCTCGATCACGTGGGCTCGCAAGCCGGGCTGTTATTTCCCGGGGCAAATGATAATGCATCGGGCTCTGCTGCGGTTATTGAATTAGCAAAAGCTTTTCAGAAAAGCGAAACCAAACCAAGAAGAAGCATAATATTTGTTCTCTTTGCCAGTGAGGAGCAAGGACTTTTTGGTTCAAAACATTTTGCTGAAAATTTGAATATTGATTCTAATAAAATAGTAGCAATGATAAATCTTGACTGTGTCGGATATGGTGACAGTATACAGATAGGCAATGGGAAAAGCGCACCGGAATTATGGAGAATTGTAAACGAAATAGACGAATTTAATTCAAACTTAATGGTAAATGATACCCGGAAAGGCGGAGGTGCTGACTTAACAGCATTTCACGAAAAAGGAATCCCGGGGTTGTACTTCGTTTCAAAATACAGCTATGATCATCTGCATCTCCCAACAGACACACCGGAAACACTTAATCCCGTTTTGTTTGAAAGCATAGTTAAACTCGCCTACCTTTCTGCCAGAAACATTGTTGATGGAAATTATAAAAGAGAAAAAGTAATTAATTAA
- a CDS encoding bifunctional metallophosphatase/5'-nucleotidase has protein sequence MRLKPSLYLLLTVSASLILHGYASAQKVNIKIIETSDVHGALVPFDLIYDTSTTSSLAQVHTYVVSQRNKKNQEVILLDNGDLIQGDPLSYYYNFVNTTGSNAFAEALNFMGYDAATIGNHDIEAGHDVYDNFRYEIKLPWLAANAININSGEPYFEPYTIIERSGIRIAVLGLTTPGVTGWLPEKLWSGIEFEDMIESAEKWVEIIKAKENPDLLVGLFHAGVDYTYSGENEDTYKNENASRLVAERVPGFDVVFVGHDHAGWNFKIVNEDGDSVLILGPLSRARTIAVANIQLEFDSSLSKWNKKSISGKIVETKNYKPDDHFMSMFLYDLNVVKNYVNRPIGQLKSKISSKESLFGPSTFVDLIHNIQLDITNADISFTSPLSFNAEIDSGWIYVKDIFKLYHYENYLYTMSLTGEEIKNYLEFSYGNWFNEMKDENNHLLLFKKDNDGNIKYSSRYGTPETEERFYNYSSAAGINYFVDVSKPAGERIIISSFSDGRLFYSDSSYLVAINSYRGSGGGGHLTRGAGIPQEDLKERIVSSTDKEFRHSIINWIEEKKVITPEIISTWKAVPEDWWRRGRDKDYMLLFDEAAPLQEIKSIGNKSQ, from the coding sequence ATGAGATTAAAACCAAGTTTATATTTACTTCTAACCGTATCAGCATCTTTAATTTTGCATGGCTACGCATCGGCTCAAAAAGTCAACATTAAAATTATTGAAACAAGCGATGTGCATGGTGCTTTGGTTCCTTTTGATTTAATTTATGATACCTCAACCACAAGCTCACTTGCACAGGTTCACACTTACGTGGTATCTCAAAGGAATAAAAAAAACCAGGAAGTGATTCTACTTGATAACGGTGATTTAATACAGGGAGACCCTCTTTCTTATTACTACAACTTTGTAAACACAACCGGAAGTAATGCGTTTGCCGAAGCGCTAAACTTTATGGGTTATGATGCGGCAACAATTGGAAATCATGATATAGAAGCAGGTCACGATGTCTACGACAATTTCAGATACGAAATTAAACTGCCGTGGCTGGCGGCGAATGCAATTAATATTAATAGCGGTGAGCCATACTTTGAACCTTATACGATTATTGAGAGAAGTGGTATTCGCATCGCTGTGCTCGGGCTTACAACGCCCGGTGTAACAGGCTGGCTTCCTGAAAAACTTTGGTCAGGAATAGAGTTCGAAGATATGATCGAGTCTGCTGAGAAGTGGGTTGAAATAATAAAAGCGAAAGAAAATCCTGATCTTCTCGTGGGATTATTTCATGCGGGTGTTGATTATACTTATAGCGGTGAAAACGAAGATACCTATAAAAATGAAAATGCTTCTCGGCTCGTAGCCGAGAGGGTCCCGGGCTTTGACGTTGTTTTTGTAGGTCATGATCACGCCGGCTGGAATTTCAAAATAGTAAATGAAGATGGCGACAGCGTGCTGATTCTTGGGCCTCTTTCAAGAGCGAGAACTATTGCTGTTGCTAATATTCAGCTGGAATTCGATAGCTCTTTATCAAAATGGAATAAAAAGAGTATCTCGGGCAAAATCGTCGAAACAAAAAACTACAAGCCTGATGATCATTTCATGAGTATGTTTCTGTATGATCTGAACGTAGTAAAAAATTATGTGAACAGACCGATTGGTCAACTAAAGAGTAAGATTTCTTCCAAAGAATCGTTGTTTGGTCCGTCAACGTTTGTCGATTTAATTCACAACATTCAATTAGATATTACGAATGCTGATATTTCTTTTACGTCTCCTTTGTCTTTTAATGCCGAAATTGATTCCGGCTGGATTTATGTGAAAGATATCTTCAAACTATATCACTACGAAAATTATCTTTACACGATGAGTCTAACCGGCGAAGAAATTAAAAACTATCTCGAGTTCTCTTACGGAAACTGGTTTAACGAAATGAAAGACGAGAACAACCACCTTCTTCTATTTAAAAAAGACAATGACGGAAACATCAAATATTCTTCGCGATACGGAACTCCGGAAACCGAAGAAAGATTTTACAACTACTCTTCCGCAGCAGGAATAAATTATTTTGTGGATGTTTCGAAACCTGCTGGAGAACGGATAATAATAAGTTCATTCTCTGATGGGAGATTGTTTTATTCTGATTCCTCTTATCTGGTTGCAATAAATTCTTACCGGGGCAGTGGCGGCGGCGGACATTTAACAAGGGGCGCAGGCATTCCACAGGAAGATTTAAAAGAAAGAATTGTTTCTTCAACCGACAAAGAGTTCCGTCACTCAATAATTAACTGGATAGAAGAAAAAAAAGTAATTACTCCTGAAATAATCAGCACCTGGAAAGCTGTTCCGGAAGATTGGTGGAGGAGGGGGAGAGATAAAGATTACATGCTTCTCTTCGATGAGGCAGCCCCATTACAAGAAATCAAAAGCATTGGAAATAAATCACAATAA
- the hemL gene encoding glutamate-1-semialdehyde 2,1-aminomutase — protein sequence MTMKTEISKKLFEEAKKYIPGGVNSPVRAFKSVGGDPLFIKKGIGSKFWDVDGNEFIDYIGSWGPHLFGHNPPFIIDALKSAIEDGTGFGAPTSMEVEMAKLITDLVPSIEMVRMVNSGTEATMSAIRAARGYTGREKFIKFEGCYHGHADYFLIKAGSGALTLGIPTSPGVTKGNAADTLLAGYNDINSVKKLVSANKNEIAAIIIEPIAGNMGVVKGKDDFLKELRSICDEEKIVLIFDEVMTGFRVASGGAQEVLGIKPDLSTFGKIIGGGLPVGAFGGKREIMEKIAPSGPVYQAGTLSGNPLAMSAGYAALKHIKENPGIYKELEEKSSYLENGFKENLNSVGKNYAMNRVGSMMCMFFTEQPVDDFKSAVSSDTNLYGKYFHEMLERGIYLAPAQFEALFVSTAHSKEDLDKTIAAHKESLGKL from the coding sequence ATGACTATGAAAACCGAGATAAGTAAAAAACTTTTTGAAGAAGCTAAAAAATATATTCCCGGAGGAGTTAATTCTCCGGTGCGAGCTTTTAAATCAGTCGGCGGAGACCCGCTGTTCATTAAAAAGGGGATCGGTTCAAAATTTTGGGACGTCGATGGAAACGAGTTTATAGATTACATCGGAAGCTGGGGACCGCATCTGTTTGGACACAACCCACCCTTCATTATTGATGCCTTGAAATCAGCAATTGAAGATGGAACTGGTTTCGGAGCGCCGACTTCAATGGAAGTAGAAATGGCTAAACTAATAACTGATTTAGTTCCTTCAATTGAAATGGTACGAATGGTGAACAGTGGAACCGAAGCAACAATGAGCGCTATTCGTGCTGCGCGTGGTTACACCGGAAGAGAAAAATTCATAAAGTTTGAAGGGTGCTATCATGGACACGCAGACTACTTTTTAATTAAGGCCGGATCAGGAGCTCTGACACTCGGGATTCCCACTTCTCCCGGAGTTACAAAAGGAAATGCTGCGGATACTTTGCTTGCGGGTTACAATGATATCAACTCAGTTAAGAAACTTGTCTCAGCAAACAAAAATGAAATTGCCGCAATAATTATTGAACCAATTGCCGGGAATATGGGGGTTGTAAAAGGAAAAGACGATTTTTTAAAAGAGCTTCGTTCAATTTGTGATGAAGAAAAAATAGTTTTGATTTTTGATGAAGTGATGACCGGGTTCCGCGTCGCTTCCGGCGGGGCGCAAGAAGTACTTGGTATAAAGCCAGACCTTTCAACATTTGGAAAAATTATTGGCGGAGGCCTGCCTGTCGGGGCTTTCGGTGGGAAAAGAGAAATAATGGAAAAGATTGCGCCAAGTGGTCCTGTTTACCAGGCGGGAACATTAAGTGGAAACCCTCTTGCTATGTCTGCCGGTTACGCTGCATTAAAACATATCAAAGAAAATCCCGGCATTTACAAAGAGCTTGAGGAAAAATCTTCTTATCTTGAAAATGGATTTAAAGAAAACCTGAATTCTGTTGGGAAGAATTATGCGATGAATCGTGTTGGTTCGATGATGTGTATGTTTTTCACGGAACAACCAGTTGATGATTTTAAATCTGCTGTAAGTTCTGATACGAATCTTTACGGAAAATATTTTCACGAGATGCTGGAACGGGGAATTTATCTTGCGCCCGCACAATTTGAAGCTCTGTTTGTTTCGACTGCACATAGCAAAGAGGATTTAGATAAGACTATTGCGGCGCACAAAGAAAGTTTAGGAAAACTTTAA